One window of Streptomyces sp. SUK 48 genomic DNA carries:
- a CDS encoding TerD family protein has product MSVNLSKGQRISLDKADGGALDAVRMGLGWRAAPRKGFLAKLAGAREIDLDASALLFAGGRLADVVFFQHLASDDGSVRHLGDNLVGGAGAGGDDEVILVDLARVPGHVDQIVFTVNSFTGQTFGEVQDAFCRLVDERTGAELARYTLSGGGAYTAQIMAKLHRTGTGWQLQALGAPASGRTFQDLLPAISAHL; this is encoded by the coding sequence GTGTCGGTCAACCTGAGCAAGGGTCAGCGGATCAGTCTGGACAAGGCGGACGGCGGCGCGCTGGACGCCGTGCGGATGGGCCTCGGCTGGCGGGCCGCGCCGCGCAAGGGGTTCCTGGCCAAACTGGCCGGCGCCCGCGAGATCGACCTGGACGCCTCCGCGCTGCTGTTCGCGGGCGGGCGGCTCGCGGACGTCGTCTTCTTCCAGCATCTGGCCAGCGACGACGGGTCGGTACGGCACCTCGGCGACAACCTGGTCGGCGGCGCGGGCGCCGGCGGCGACGACGAGGTCATCCTGGTGGACCTGGCGCGCGTCCCCGGCCACGTGGACCAGATCGTGTTCACCGTCAACTCCTTCACCGGGCAGACCTTCGGCGAGGTGCAGGACGCTTTCTGCCGGCTGGTCGACGAGCGGACCGGCGCGGAACTTGCCCGCTACACCCTCAGCGGCGGCGGCGCGTACACGGCGCAGATCATGGCGAAGCTCCATCGCACCGGCACCGGCTGGCAGTTGCAGGCCCTCGGCGCACCGGCCTCGGGCCGCACCTTCCAGGACCTGCTGCCCGCGATCTCCGCGCACCTGTGA
- a CDS encoding STAS domain-containing protein translates to MSIDETVEPGGLAIGRTPRGGAVVVAVTGEVDHQTAGALRRALMPPAMTDAPRTVADLTGVGFMDSSGINVLIAAHQAHEPAGWLRLAGVRRPVLRTLEMVGLTGLIHCYPSVDAALDA, encoded by the coding sequence GTGAGCATCGACGAAACAGTGGAGCCGGGTGGGCTGGCGATCGGCCGCACGCCGCGCGGCGGGGCCGTCGTCGTGGCGGTGACGGGCGAGGTCGACCACCAGACCGCCGGTGCCCTGCGGCGCGCGCTGATGCCCCCGGCCATGACGGACGCCCCGCGCACGGTCGCCGACCTCACCGGGGTGGGGTTCATGGACTCCAGCGGCATCAACGTGCTCATCGCCGCCCACCAGGCCCATGAGCCGGCCGGCTGGCTGCGCCTGGCCGGGGTGCGCAGACCCGTGCTGCGCACCCTGGAGATGGTCGGGCTCACCGGCCTGATCCACTGCTATCCGAGCGTGGACGCGGCGCTGGACGCCTGA
- a CDS encoding class II glutamine amidotransferase — MCRLFGLTSAPRRTRATFWLLEAPDSLSAQSHREPDGTGLGYYAADGTPEVHKAPIAAYEDRAFAEEAREVESATFLAHIRYASTGGLDVRNTHPFEQRGRLFAHNGVIEGLDLLDRHLGADRALVHGDTDSERFFALVTRETGASGGDVSAGLVTAARWVAGNLPLFALNVILVTADELWALRYPDTHELYVLERPAGGHHGSRHLDHTGRHGRLRVHSAALAGLSSVVVASEPLDESPHWRPLAPGELLHVDRDLGVTSRIALPDPPAHPLTLADLRPDAAASQRPS; from the coding sequence GTGTGCCGCCTGTTCGGACTGACCAGCGCTCCCCGGCGCACCCGTGCCACCTTCTGGCTGCTGGAGGCGCCCGACAGCCTCAGCGCGCAGAGCCACCGCGAACCGGACGGCACCGGTCTCGGGTACTACGCGGCCGACGGCACGCCGGAGGTGCACAAGGCGCCGATCGCCGCCTACGAGGACCGGGCCTTCGCCGAGGAGGCCCGCGAGGTGGAGTCGGCCACCTTCCTCGCGCACATCCGGTACGCCTCCACCGGCGGCCTGGACGTGCGCAACACGCACCCCTTCGAGCAGCGCGGGCGCCTGTTCGCGCACAACGGGGTGATCGAGGGGCTCGACCTGCTCGACCGTCACCTGGGCGCGGACCGGGCCCTGGTGCACGGCGACACCGACTCCGAGCGGTTCTTCGCCCTCGTCACGCGGGAGACCGGGGCGAGCGGCGGTGACGTGTCCGCGGGACTCGTGACGGCGGCCCGCTGGGTCGCCGGGAACCTGCCGCTGTTCGCGCTGAACGTCATCCTCGTCACGGCCGACGAGCTGTGGGCGCTGCGCTATCCGGACACCCATGAGCTGTACGTCCTGGAGCGGCCCGCGGGCGGCCATCACGGTTCACGTCATCTGGACCACACCGGCCGGCACGGACGGCTGCGGGTGCACTCGGCGGCGCTGGCCGGCCTGTCGTCCGTCGTCGTGGCCAGCGAGCCCCTGGACGAGAGCCCGCACTGGCGGCCGCTGGCGCCCGGCGAACTGCTGCACGTGGACCGCGACCTCGGCGTCACGTCCCGCATCGCGCTGCCCGACCCGCCGGCGCATCCGCTCACCCTCGCCGACCTGCGCCCCGACGCGGCCGCCTCGCAGCGGCCCTCCTGA
- a CDS encoding M56 family metallopeptidase, translated as MGIFVFLPLVLPLTAWPIARLAEQRLHPRTATVLLTSVSTVLALCSAVCLALLMVVGTAQLPGNPLPDGWSDPEVRESVPRHEIAGKAAIPALLVVLGACGRTLARHVRVRRRAHRALAGLPGTEVAVLPDRAPYAYALPGGRRDRIVVSRGMLGSLAARERRALFAHERAHLAARHHRHLLLVRLAACANPFLLPLRTAVAYTAERWADEEAARAVGSRRVVARAIGRAALAATAAAPAPTLPALAAPGPLPRRVAALLGPEPATRAWPSLFTTAGLAVWTAATGAALSAMFSANSALTLAFLLHAATPL; from the coding sequence ATGGGAATCTTCGTCTTCCTGCCCCTCGTCCTGCCGCTGACGGCCTGGCCGATCGCCCGGCTGGCCGAACAGCGGCTGCACCCGCGCACCGCGACCGTGCTGCTGACCTCGGTCTCCACCGTGCTGGCGCTGTGCAGCGCGGTGTGCCTGGCCCTGCTGATGGTGGTCGGCACCGCCCAGCTGCCCGGCAATCCGCTGCCGGACGGCTGGTCCGACCCCGAGGTGCGCGAGAGCGTGCCCCGGCACGAGATCGCGGGCAAGGCCGCGATCCCCGCGCTGCTCGTCGTCCTCGGCGCGTGCGGCCGTACCCTGGCGCGTCATGTGCGGGTACGGCGGCGGGCCCATCGGGCGCTGGCCGGGTTACCGGGCACCGAGGTGGCCGTGCTGCCCGACCGGGCGCCGTACGCCTACGCGCTGCCGGGCGGGCGGCGGGACCGGATCGTGGTGTCCCGGGGGATGCTCGGATCGCTGGCCGCGCGGGAGCGGCGCGCGCTGTTCGCGCACGAGCGGGCGCATCTCGCCGCCCGGCACCACCGCCATCTGCTGCTGGTCCGACTCGCCGCCTGCGCCAACCCGTTCCTGCTGCCGCTGCGCACGGCGGTGGCGTACACGGCGGAGCGGTGGGCGGACGAGGAGGCCGCGCGGGCCGTGGGCAGCCGCCGGGTGGTGGCGCGCGCGATCGGCAGGGCGGCGCTGGCCGCCACCGCTGCCGCGCCCGCGCCGACGCTGCCCGCGCTCGCCGCGCCGGGGCCGCTCCCCCGCCGGGTCGCGGCCCTCCTCGGCCCCGAACCCGCCACCCGCGCCTGGCCGTCCCTGTTCACCACGGCCGGTCTCGCGGTGTGGACCGCGGCCACCGGGGCCGCCCTGTCCGCGATGTTCTCGGCCAACTCCGCGCTCACCCTGGCGTTTCTGCTGCACGCCGCCACACCGCTGTGA
- a CDS encoding cyclic nucleotide-binding domain-containing protein, which yields MTSATTMTTALDPVRRERLMSLAREVSFEAGTRLFEEGRRADRFWIVRTGTIALDLRVPGRRPAVIETLGHGELVGWSWHFPPHIWQLGAEATSPVRAWEFDAGPVLGLCDEDPEFGRAIALWVGRVVAQRLHASRVRLLDLYAPYGSGSAE from the coding sequence ATGACCTCCGCGACCACCATGACCACGGCGCTCGACCCCGTGCGGCGCGAACGGCTGATGAGCCTCGCCCGCGAGGTCTCCTTCGAGGCCGGCACCCGGCTGTTCGAGGAGGGGCGGCGCGCCGACCGCTTCTGGATCGTGCGCACCGGCACGATCGCCCTCGACCTGCGGGTACCCGGCCGCCGGCCCGCCGTCATCGAGACCCTCGGGCACGGCGAACTGGTCGGCTGGTCCTGGCACTTCCCGCCGCACATCTGGCAGTTGGGCGCCGAGGCGACGAGCCCGGTACGGGCCTGGGAGTTCGACGCCGGTCCCGTGCTCGGGCTGTGCGACGAGGACCCGGAGTTCGGGCGGGCGATCGCGCTCTGGGTCGGCCGCGTGGTCGCCCAGCGGCTGCACGCCTCCCGGGTCCGGCTGCTCGACCTCT
- a CDS encoding TerD family protein translates to MSTTLAKGGNVSLSRQAPGLTAVTVGLGWQAGNGYEPDGSALLCDADGRVLSDEHFVFFNNPSSPDGSVRHEGQGRPAGEDDQRIRIDLTRLPDAVEKVAFPLSLYEAAGRGHTFGQVRRVHIRVLDQDGGTELARYEVAGGALGHETALVLGELYRHGAEWKFRAVGQGYASGLAGVASDYGVTVPGEAAAPEPAPPKSSAAPEPSPYKAPAAPEPAPHKPSAAREPMPHQAPAPPAAPLPPAPPPAPAPAPPAPVSAVSAHPTGSSAMTCFFDPNHGPGVTTVSWSPQWGVPRPVQTCGGCAQRVQTTVPPFYTPPQQGYPQPVAPGYPQQGYPQGYPQQGYPQQGYGQPYDDRAHEYRHHDHDHDEHGGGRRFGTGALIGAGAAGLIGGALLNEAFDDDEPDVVNNFYED, encoded by the coding sequence ATGAGCACGACCCTGGCCAAGGGCGGCAATGTGTCGCTGAGCAGGCAGGCCCCCGGCCTGACCGCCGTGACGGTCGGGCTGGGCTGGCAGGCCGGGAACGGCTACGAGCCGGACGGCAGCGCGCTGTTGTGCGACGCCGACGGACGGGTGCTCTCCGACGAGCACTTCGTCTTCTTCAACAACCCGAGCAGTCCCGACGGTTCGGTGCGGCACGAAGGCCAGGGCCGGCCCGCCGGCGAGGACGACCAGCGGATCCGGATCGACCTCACCCGGCTCCCGGACGCCGTGGAGAAGGTCGCCTTCCCCCTCTCCCTGTACGAAGCGGCAGGCCGCGGCCACACCTTCGGACAGGTGCGGCGCGTCCACATCCGCGTCCTCGACCAGGACGGCGGCACCGAACTGGCCCGCTACGAGGTGGCCGGCGGCGCCCTCGGGCACGAGACGGCACTGGTCCTCGGCGAGCTGTACCGGCACGGCGCGGAGTGGAAGTTCCGCGCCGTGGGCCAGGGTTACGCCTCCGGCCTCGCGGGCGTCGCGAGCGACTACGGAGTGACGGTGCCGGGGGAGGCGGCGGCACCCGAACCGGCGCCGCCCAAGTCTTCGGCGGCACCGGAACCGTCGCCGTACAAGGCCCCGGCGGCGCCTGAACCGGCGCCGCACAAGCCTTCGGCGGCGCGCGAACCGATGCCCCACCAGGCCCCGGCCCCGCCCGCCGCCCCGCTGCCGCCCGCCCCGCCGCCGGCGCCCGCCCCGGCCCCGCCCGCCCCCGTGTCCGCCGTATCCGCGCATCCCACCGGGAGTTCCGCCATGACCTGTTTCTTCGACCCCAACCACGGCCCCGGTGTGACCACCGTGAGCTGGTCCCCGCAGTGGGGCGTGCCCCGGCCCGTCCAGACCTGCGGCGGCTGCGCCCAGCGCGTGCAGACCACGGTCCCGCCCTTCTACACCCCGCCCCAGCAGGGCTACCCCCAGCCGGTGGCCCCGGGCTACCCGCAGCAGGGCTACCCCCAGGGCTATCCCCAACAGGGCTACCCGCAGCAGGGGTACGGGCAGCCGTACGACGACCGTGCGCACGAATACCGCCACCACGACCACGACCACGACGAGCACGGCGGTGGCCGCCGGTTCGGCACGGGCGCGCTGATCGGCGCCGGCGCGGCCGGACTCATCGGCGGCGCCCTGCTGAACGAGGCGTTCGACGACGACGAACCGGACGTCGTCAACAACTTCTACGAGGACTGA
- a CDS encoding LCP family protein, which translates to MSDPWDGPAGQTTRRRDRRVPGQRAPEPDAARAEAAPSEGRAQGGRAAAREAARARGAKRARRGRARPVPRARRVLKIAAISLSTLIVVTAGAGWWFYDHLNGNIHSLSLDGKGGTEKPDAFGRTPINILVMGSDGRTNAADCKLGGGCSHTGVQTGSNADVEMVVHISADRSNATVMSIPRDTMTQVPACKNTENGQSTPGYFGQINSALQYGPACQVETVHQLTGITIDHFVKLDFSGVVKMSDAVGGVPVCVSDNVYDTYSHLKLSKGTHTLKGVAALEFVRSRHGFGDGSDLGRTISQHIFLSSMIRKFKSAGTLTDPGAVYDLADAATKALTVDDGLDTVKKLIGLASDVNKVPTKRMTFTTMQTAADPANDNRVVVGPGAKTLFATIAGDQALTTGSGGKSAAASATKKATTPSVPAARIAVTVENGTAVTGRASAIATALTDQGFSSGTTTANAPSPSATTTLTYGDGQKGEAQTVAKALGLSGSHLKQGTGTGLTLVIGGDWASGNSFPGGSAGSADTKAAVSNAHASTADQAKACAKVSPYKTVTLNGVSLTPSEAYAEARDKPDSDS; encoded by the coding sequence ATGAGCGACCCGTGGGACGGGCCGGCCGGCCAGACCACGCGCCGCCGTGATCGTCGGGTGCCCGGCCAGCGGGCCCCCGAGCCGGACGCGGCACGCGCCGAGGCGGCCCCCTCCGAGGGCCGCGCCCAGGGCGGCCGGGCCGCGGCCCGCGAGGCCGCCCGCGCCCGCGGCGCGAAGCGCGCCCGCAGGGGCCGGGCCCGCCCGGTGCCGCGCGCCAGGCGCGTGCTGAAGATCGCGGCGATATCGCTGTCGACGCTGATCGTGGTCACCGCCGGCGCCGGCTGGTGGTTCTACGACCATCTGAACGGCAACATCCACAGCCTCTCCCTCGACGGCAAGGGCGGCACCGAGAAGCCCGACGCCTTCGGCCGTACCCCGATCAACATCCTGGTGATGGGTTCGGACGGGCGCACCAACGCGGCGGACTGCAAGCTCGGCGGCGGCTGCTCCCACACCGGGGTGCAGACCGGCAGCAACGCGGACGTGGAAATGGTCGTGCACATATCCGCCGACCGCTCCAACGCCACCGTGATGAGCATCCCGCGCGACACCATGACGCAGGTGCCGGCCTGCAAGAACACCGAGAACGGCCAGTCCACCCCGGGCTACTTCGGCCAGATCAACAGCGCCCTCCAGTACGGCCCCGCCTGCCAGGTGGAGACCGTCCACCAGCTCACCGGCATCACCATCGACCACTTCGTCAAGCTGGACTTCTCCGGCGTGGTCAAGATGTCCGACGCGGTCGGCGGCGTCCCCGTCTGCGTCAGCGACAACGTGTACGACACCTACTCGCACCTGAAGCTGTCCAAGGGCACCCACACCCTCAAGGGCGTCGCGGCCCTGGAGTTCGTGCGTTCCCGGCACGGCTTCGGCGACGGCAGCGACCTGGGCCGCACCATCTCCCAGCACATCTTCCTCAGCTCGATGATCCGCAAGTTCAAGAGCGCGGGCACCCTCACCGACCCCGGCGCGGTCTACGACCTCGCGGACGCCGCCACCAAGGCGCTCACCGTGGACGACGGCCTCGACACGGTGAAGAAGCTGATAGGGCTCGCCTCGGACGTGAACAAGGTCCCCACCAAGCGGATGACCTTCACGACCATGCAGACCGCGGCCGACCCGGCCAACGACAACCGCGTGGTGGTGGGCCCCGGCGCCAAGACGCTCTTCGCCACCATCGCCGGCGACCAGGCCCTGACCACCGGGTCCGGCGGCAAGAGCGCGGCGGCCTCCGCCACCAAGAAGGCCACCACGCCGAGCGTGCCCGCCGCGCGGATCGCCGTGACGGTGGAGAACGGCACCGCCGTCACCGGCCGCGCCTCCGCCATCGCCACCGCGCTCACCGACCAGGGCTTCAGCTCCGGCACCACCACGGCCAACGCGCCGAGCCCGTCGGCGACCACCACCCTCACCTACGGCGACGGGCAGAAGGGCGAGGCCCAGACGGTCGCCAAGGCGCTCGGGCTGTCCGGCTCGCACCTCAAGCAGGGCACCGGCACCGGCCTGACCCTGGTCATCGGCGGCGACTGGGCCTCCGGCAACAGCTTCCCGGGCGGCTCGGCCGGGAGTGCCGACACCAAGGCGGCGGTCTCCAACGCCCATGCCTCCACGGCCGACCAGGCCAAGGCGTGCGCGAAGGTCAGCCCCTACAAGACCGTCACCCTGAACGGGGTGTCCCTGACGCCCTCCGAGGCGTACGCGGAGGCCAGGGACAAGCCGGACTCGGACTCCTGA
- a CDS encoding metalloregulator ArsR/SmtB family transcription factor, translated as MTDNAGGYDDPPAEVLTEAAAAFGLLASSARLHLMWALSQGESDVTHLADRVGGALPAVSQHLAKLKLAGLVRARREGRRQVYYIDDPDVVTLVRVMVGQLTARSRQTAAPVRRLHGIGG; from the coding sequence GTGACGGACAACGCCGGGGGGTACGACGATCCGCCCGCCGAGGTGCTGACCGAGGCCGCCGCCGCGTTCGGACTGCTCGCCTCCTCCGCCCGGCTCCATCTGATGTGGGCCCTGTCACAGGGTGAGAGCGATGTCACGCACCTCGCCGACCGGGTGGGCGGCGCCCTGCCCGCGGTCAGCCAGCACCTGGCCAAGCTGAAGCTCGCCGGGCTCGTCCGCGCCCGCCGCGAGGGAAGACGACAGGTCTATTACATCGACGACCCGGACGTGGTGACCCTCGTGCGTGTCATGGTCGGGCAACTGACCGCCCGCTCCCGGCAGACCGCCGCCCCCGTTCGCCGGCTGCACGGAATCGGCGGCTGA
- a CDS encoding BlaI/MecI/CopY family transcriptional regulator: protein MAEPDAHRRRRAQGALETRVLGALHAAGGPVTAGWVRDHLAAGLAYTTVMTVLGRLLAKNAVTRRREGRSFVWLPAADEAGLAALKMRRVLDGEQDRHAVLASFITALPEGDERLLRALLEPGGD, encoded by the coding sequence GTGGCGGAGCCGGACGCGCACCGTCGGCGCAGGGCGCAGGGGGCGTTGGAGACACGGGTGCTCGGGGCGCTGCACGCGGCCGGCGGTCCGGTGACCGCGGGCTGGGTGCGCGACCATCTGGCCGCCGGGCTCGCCTATACGACCGTGATGACGGTCCTCGGCCGGCTGCTGGCCAAGAACGCCGTCACCCGCAGGCGGGAGGGGCGCTCCTTCGTGTGGCTGCCGGCCGCGGACGAGGCGGGCCTGGCCGCGCTGAAGATGCGCCGGGTCCTGGACGGCGAGCAGGACCGGCACGCGGTGCTGGCGAGCTTCATCACCGCGCTGCCCGAGGGCGACGAGCGGCTGCTGCGGGCGCTGCTGGAACCCGGCGGCGACTGA
- a CDS encoding ScbR family autoregulator-binding transcription factor → MAQQERAVRTRRAVLEAAAGVFAERGYAAATIAEILNRAGVTKGALYFHFDSKAALARGVLEERISGEYHVPRELKLQEWVDAGMTLADRLPREPLLLAAVRLSADLQGRDVFGSAWPAWAELTASLLTEAKARDEVLPHVVPEETTQVFLGAWIGVQFVSQAVADWADLDQRMSALFGHLLPAIATPSVLVRLDTAPDRGARVIAEARRRSRAALAGASS, encoded by the coding sequence ATGGCTCAGCAGGAGCGAGCTGTGCGGACCCGGCGGGCTGTTCTGGAGGCCGCCGCCGGGGTGTTCGCCGAGCGTGGGTATGCCGCGGCGACCATCGCCGAGATACTGAACCGGGCCGGTGTCACCAAGGGCGCCCTCTACTTCCATTTCGACTCCAAGGCGGCCCTCGCCCGGGGTGTGCTGGAGGAGCGGATATCGGGCGAGTACCACGTCCCCCGGGAGCTGAAGCTCCAGGAGTGGGTGGACGCCGGGATGACGCTCGCCGACCGGCTGCCGCGCGAACCCCTGTTGCTGGCCGCGGTCCGGCTCTCGGCCGACCTCCAGGGGCGGGACGTCTTCGGCAGCGCCTGGCCGGCCTGGGCCGAACTCACCGCGTCCCTGCTGACCGAGGCCAAGGCCAGGGACGAAGTGCTGCCGCACGTGGTGCCGGAGGAGACCACGCAGGTCTTCCTCGGGGCGTGGATAGGAGTGCAGTTCGTCTCGCAGGCCGTCGCCGACTGGGCCGATCTGGACCAGCGGATGTCGGCGCTCTTCGGCCATCTGCTCCCCGCCATCGCCACCCCGTCCGTCCTCGTCCGCCTCGACACCGCCCCGGACCGCGGCGCGCGGGTGATCGCCGAGGCCCGACGCCGCTCGCGCGCCGCGCTGGCCGGCGCCTCCAGCTGA
- a CDS encoding lamin tail domain-containing protein encodes MSVSVLTTVRRLSAATAVAAAVVGAAALPAAAAGHHSGRSHGVVYISNVRYDSTGRGARTNVALNQQWVAVTNESRRAVNLDGWRLSDAAGHTFTFHHYSLGARATVRVHTGIGRDTRSDLFQDRRSQVWDKSDTAKLRNDRGRLVDQVSWNQHRATGHPRQGGGRH; translated from the coding sequence GTGTCCGTTTCTGTTCTCACGACCGTCCGTCGGCTGAGCGCCGCCACCGCCGTGGCCGCCGCCGTCGTCGGCGCCGCCGCGCTGCCCGCCGCGGCCGCCGGCCACCACTCGGGCCGCTCGCACGGCGTGGTGTACATCAGCAATGTGCGGTACGACAGCACGGGCCGGGGGGCCCGTACCAACGTCGCCCTGAACCAGCAGTGGGTGGCCGTCACCAACGAGTCGCGCCGGGCGGTGAACCTCGACGGCTGGAGGCTGTCGGACGCCGCCGGGCACACCTTCACCTTCCACCACTACTCCCTCGGCGCCCGCGCCACGGTCCGCGTCCACACCGGCATCGGCCGGGACACCAGGTCCGACCTGTTCCAGGACCGCCGGTCCCAGGTCTGGGACAAGTCCGACACCGCCAAGCTGCGCAACGACCGCGGGCGCCTCGTCGACCAGGTCTCCTGGAACCAGCACCGCGCCACGGGCCACCCGCGCCAGGGCGGCGGCCGCCACTGA
- a CDS encoding TIGR01777 family oxidoreductase: protein MRVAITGSHGLIGSALVRSLSKDGHQVVRLVRQGADRAPGDGSETVTWDPAGDGVRLAGVDAVVHLAGAGVGDHRWSVSYKREIRESRVRGTRAIARACADAEVPPRVLVSASATGYYGDTGERIVDESAPAGDDFLASVCADWEAAAEPARAAGIRVVHPRTGLVVAGEGGAFGRMMPLFRLGLGGRIGSGDQYWPFVSLTDHLAALRFALDTDALSGPVNFTAPEPLPEREVSRVMARLLHRPAVVPAPAFALRAALGEFATTLTCSTRAVPAALTEAGFAFRHPTFEQALGSVL from the coding sequence ATGCGCGTCGCGATCACCGGGTCCCATGGGCTCATCGGTTCCGCTCTCGTCCGCTCCCTGTCCAAGGACGGGCATCAGGTCGTCAGGCTCGTCCGACAGGGGGCGGATCGCGCTCCGGGGGACGGGAGCGAGACGGTGACCTGGGACCCGGCCGGGGACGGGGTGCGGCTGGCGGGGGTGGACGCGGTGGTGCATCTGGCGGGGGCCGGGGTCGGGGACCACCGGTGGAGCGTGTCGTACAAGCGGGAGATCCGGGAGAGCCGGGTGCGGGGGACCCGGGCGATCGCACGGGCCTGCGCCGACGCCGAGGTGCCACCGCGGGTCCTCGTGTCGGCGTCCGCGACCGGGTACTACGGGGACACCGGTGAGCGGATCGTGGACGAGAGCGCACCCGCCGGTGACGACTTCCTGGCGTCCGTCTGCGCCGACTGGGAGGCCGCGGCCGAGCCGGCCCGGGCGGCGGGAATCCGGGTGGTGCATCCGCGGACCGGGCTGGTGGTCGCGGGCGAGGGCGGGGCGTTCGGCAGGATGATGCCGCTGTTCCGGCTCGGGCTGGGCGGGCGGATCGGATCGGGCGACCAGTACTGGCCGTTCGTCTCGCTGACCGACCACCTCGCGGCGCTGCGGTTCGCCCTGGACACCGACGCGCTGTCGGGGCCGGTCAACTTCACGGCCCCCGAGCCCCTGCCGGAACGTGAGGTCTCGCGGGTGATGGCCCGCCTCCTGCACCGCCCGGCCGTCGTCCCCGCCCCCGCCTTCGCGCTGCGCGCCGCGCTCGGGGAGTTCGCGACGACCCTCACGTGCAGCACCCGCGCGGTCCCGGCGGCGCTGACCGAGGCGGGCTTCGCCTTCCGCCACCCCACCTTCGAACAGGCCCTGGGCTCCGTGCTCTGA
- a CDS encoding ADP-ribosylglycohydrolase family protein, whose protein sequence is MTVTATTDRAAARRSLEGLALGDAFGERWFPLFREPRRALREIRARQAPEESPWHWTDDTAMALAVLRVLDEHGEIRPRELALSFARGYDADPARGYGHGMRQLLPRLLALPDRWREFARELFGGEGSLGNGSAMRVAPLGAFFHGSLPRVVAEATRSAEVTHAHPEGIAGAVAVAVAAALSVRGTPSVAEVAALTPDGTVRDGLVRAAGVPFATEPRRAADLLGSGQRVRADDTVPFAVWCAARHPGDLVSALWTTAEGFGDVDTTCAIAGGIVAARTGVAAVPRAWLERREPLPDGNGSASSGEIGADGL, encoded by the coding sequence ATGACCGTCACCGCGACCACGGACCGTGCCGCCGCCCGCCGCAGCCTGGAGGGCCTGGCGCTCGGCGACGCCTTCGGCGAACGCTGGTTCCCGCTCTTCCGCGAACCCCGCCGGGCCCTGCGGGAGATACGCGCCCGGCAGGCCCCCGAGGAATCGCCGTGGCACTGGACCGACGACACGGCGATGGCCCTTGCCGTGCTGCGGGTGCTGGACGAGCACGGCGAGATCCGCCCGCGCGAGCTGGCCCTGTCCTTCGCGCGCGGCTACGACGCCGACCCCGCCCGGGGATACGGCCACGGCATGCGCCAGTTGCTGCCCCGCCTGCTCGCACTGCCGGACCGGTGGCGGGAGTTCGCGCGCGAGCTGTTCGGCGGCGAGGGCAGTCTCGGCAACGGTTCGGCGATGCGGGTGGCACCGCTCGGCGCGTTCTTCCACGGCAGCCTCCCCCGGGTCGTGGCGGAGGCGACGCGCTCCGCCGAGGTCACCCACGCCCATCCCGAGGGCATCGCGGGAGCGGTCGCCGTGGCGGTGGCGGCCGCGCTGTCCGTGCGCGGCACGCCGAGCGTCGCCGAGGTGGCGGCCCTGACGCCGGACGGCACGGTCCGGGACGGCCTGGTCCGCGCCGCCGGGGTGCCCTTCGCCACCGAGCCGCGGCGCGCCGCGGACCTGCTCGGCAGCGGGCAGCGGGTCCGGGCCGACGACACGGTGCCGTTCGCCGTGTGGTGCGCCGCCCGCCACCCCGGTGACCTGGTGTCCGCCCTGTGGACCACGGCGGAGGGGTTCGGCGACGTGGACACCACGTGTGCCATCGCCGGGGGCATCGTGGCCGCGCGCACCGGCGTCGCGGCCGTGCCGCGCGCCTGGCTGGAGCGCCGGGAGCCGCTGCCGGACGGAAACGGGTCGGCATCGTCCGGCGAAATCGGGGCAGACGGCCTGTGA